One window of the Pedobacter ginsengisoli genome contains the following:
- a CDS encoding colicin immunity domain-containing protein yields the protein MQKYIYLLSLLCTAKIEVSEFETQFMQIKAGDEYWNSRIFDEKIAQVLDALFLDVRDYSLDYLYDRNDFINVNLISFNEAEVRIKAQEALKN from the coding sequence TTGCAGAAGTATATATATCTGCTCTCTCTATTGTGTACTGCAAAAATTGAAGTCTCTGAGTTTGAAACCCAATTTATGCAAATTAAAGCAGGCGATGAGTATTGGAATTCAAGAATATTTGATGAGAAAATTGCACAAGTCTTAGATGCGCTTTTTCTTGACGTTAGGGATTACTCACTGGATTATTTATATGACCGCAACGATTTTATTAATGTTAACTTGATCAGTTTCAATGAAGCCGAAGTAAGGATTAAAGCACAAGAGGCTTTAAAAAATTAA
- a CDS encoding tetratricopeptide repeat protein, translated as MKNKFYMSMVIIMMMLVNSSCGQSINSNNVAKAQTLVNQAGALMMSASAGEEEKVTLNKAVDLLKKSIELNDTVNVAAQSLIICYIRLKEPQKAIDICTQWLKKFPKDENARLQRGMLYYSSKEFTLADSDFDIIKAYLAKQNPTFSSNLAPAEINKIINLSFLNVVVGNQEHAIYLIDHLKTALPKNTIVDRAYLDMQKTTRDDVIRKFTGF; from the coding sequence ATGAAGAACAAATTTTATATGTCAATGGTCATAATAATGATGATGCTAGTTAATTCATCATGCGGACAGAGCATTAATTCGAACAATGTAGCCAAAGCTCAGACTCTGGTCAATCAAGCGGGAGCCCTAATGATGAGTGCTTCAGCCGGAGAAGAGGAAAAGGTTACATTGAATAAAGCAGTAGATTTATTAAAGAAATCAATTGAGCTAAATGATACTGTAAATGTAGCAGCGCAATCATTAATTATCTGCTACATTAGGTTAAAGGAACCTCAAAAAGCCATCGATATTTGTACTCAATGGCTTAAAAAGTTTCCAAAAGACGAAAATGCAAGACTCCAAAGAGGGATGTTGTATTATAGCTCAAAGGAATTTACCCTAGCTGATAGTGATTTTGATATCATTAAAGCCTATCTCGCCAAACAAAACCCAACTTTCAGCAGTAACTTAGCTCCTGCTGAAATAAATAAAATTATAAATTTATCCTTTCTTAATGTGGTTGTAGGTAATCAGGAACATGCCATTTACTTAATTGATCATTTAAAAACTGCTTTGCCAAAAAATACTATAGTTGACCGTGCATATTTAGATATGCAGAAAACAACTCGTGATGATGTGATAAGGAAATTTACAGGTTTTTAA
- a CDS encoding carboxypeptidase-like regulatory domain-containing protein encodes MIKNAHLLSLLTIVTLFASFTSGAIAQIDQQEKVYIHTNKPNYNLGDTLWFKAYVTKGSRNILSTLSGSVYVDLITEKDSIYRSVRLPVVEGTASGDLILGDDCQAGIYRIRAYTQWMRNKAADYFFDKSFTVSNTYLGEAKVSSSTRYEKINGKTHITTKINYLDSDGAPISGKVVRYKLISEYNTITNKSIKTDEQGDAEILLVSDEHILAKKAYIETNLRLGTNNQITKIISLNVEHADTDVQFFPEGGNLINGITSRIGFKAIGINGAGVKISGKIIDDAGKVVASFSSTYAGMGSFELQPQSGKVYKAVVVFSDKSERAINFPVAANNSFVLSVAQPKDDFVAVTVKAPPSGNPPPSELKLLVQSGGELILSSPITADQLNSEIKIKRDLFPAGIATVTLYEKTDSPLSERVFFIKKTDSIKLQITSDKPIYKNRSLVQMDVTPLNAAGKLVKGSFSVSVVSESVVPDQGDKESTILSNLLLSSDLKGYIENPNYYFSTNGSEIDRQLDNLMLTQGYRKFVLNDFYQPLPPKYAAERVGIDVTGTVKTLGNKPVAGSRVTLIALNSGIMEDTRTDQNGKFKVKGMMINEGVKFNVRARSLKGGNRVEVSIDQPVLPEIGISRNGPDLNDHQNQISQIQIDPLAFKADRSTRLKEIIIRAKKLESIKYTSQGPNQIPEGHADQTFILTNPESCPNLGICLQGKLHGVVFMQLENKNVMNFPHCKQLDLTNNIQGLVAMDVYLDGRKIIDTVQMAAIFDGNEIDPSNIGKIEVVRTNLALINSLVKDPKKGNKSALLIITKRHDKREQVYTPNIAKFIPQGFSRSREFYSPKYEVVTNKQKSDFRSAIYWNPELSANKDESLKFNFYTSDAKGNYRMTVEGIDEDGNLGRQVFKFKVE; translated from the coding sequence ATGATAAAAAACGCTCATTTATTATCTCTGCTCACTATTGTTACGCTTTTTGCATCATTTACATCTGGGGCTATAGCTCAGATCGATCAGCAGGAAAAAGTATATATTCATACGAATAAGCCCAATTATAACCTTGGTGATACACTTTGGTTTAAAGCATATGTAACAAAGGGATCAAGAAATATTTTATCTACCCTAAGCGGTTCAGTATATGTGGATCTGATTACTGAAAAGGATTCAATATATAGATCAGTCAGGCTTCCGGTGGTAGAAGGGACGGCTAGTGGTGATTTGATATTAGGCGACGACTGCCAGGCAGGCATTTACAGAATTAGAGCCTACACACAATGGATGAGGAACAAAGCGGCCGATTATTTTTTTGATAAAAGCTTTACTGTTAGTAATACATACCTGGGCGAAGCTAAGGTATCCTCCTCTACCAGATATGAAAAAATCAATGGTAAAACTCATATCACAACTAAAATTAACTACCTGGATTCCGATGGTGCACCTATTTCGGGCAAAGTTGTAAGATATAAGTTGATTTCAGAATACAACACTATAACCAATAAATCCATTAAAACAGATGAACAAGGTGATGCAGAAATTTTACTGGTAAGCGATGAACATATTTTAGCAAAAAAAGCATATATCGAAACCAATTTAAGGCTTGGTACAAATAATCAAATCACTAAAATCATATCCTTAAATGTGGAACATGCAGATACAGATGTTCAGTTTTTTCCTGAAGGAGGAAACTTAATTAATGGCATCACTTCAAGAATTGGATTTAAGGCAATAGGTATTAATGGAGCTGGTGTCAAAATAAGTGGGAAAATAATAGATGATGCAGGAAAAGTGGTAGCTAGTTTTTCAAGTACCTATGCCGGAATGGGTAGTTTTGAATTGCAACCACAGTCAGGTAAAGTTTATAAGGCTGTGGTAGTATTTTCCGACAAATCCGAACGAGCAATTAATTTTCCCGTTGCTGCAAACAATAGCTTTGTACTCTCTGTAGCTCAACCTAAAGATGATTTTGTTGCAGTTACTGTAAAAGCTCCTCCTTCCGGTAATCCCCCGCCATCAGAATTAAAGTTATTAGTTCAATCAGGCGGAGAGCTGATTCTTTCCTCTCCCATAACTGCTGATCAGTTAAATTCAGAGATAAAAATAAAGCGAGATCTATTCCCGGCAGGGATTGCTACCGTTACACTTTACGAAAAAACAGACTCGCCGCTAAGTGAAAGGGTCTTTTTTATTAAAAAAACAGATTCCATAAAGCTTCAAATTACCTCCGATAAACCTATTTATAAGAACAGATCGCTGGTGCAAATGGATGTAACCCCACTAAATGCTGCCGGTAAATTGGTAAAAGGTAGTTTTTCTGTCTCAGTAGTAAGTGAATCCGTTGTGCCCGACCAGGGCGATAAAGAAAGTACTATCCTTTCCAATCTATTACTTTCTTCCGATTTGAAGGGCTACATTGAAAATCCTAATTACTATTTCAGCACTAATGGAAGCGAAATTGACAGGCAATTGGATAACTTAATGCTAACTCAGGGCTACAGGAAGTTTGTATTAAATGATTTCTATCAGCCATTACCTCCAAAATATGCTGCGGAGAGGGTTGGTATAGATGTAACGGGTACAGTAAAAACACTCGGAAATAAGCCTGTTGCAGGCTCCAGGGTTACCCTGATTGCATTAAACTCCGGTATTATGGAAGATACCCGTACCGACCAAAATGGAAAATTTAAGGTAAAAGGAATGATGATTAACGAAGGGGTTAAGTTTAATGTTCGGGCCCGAAGCCTAAAAGGTGGCAACAGGGTAGAAGTTTCTATTGATCAACCGGTTCTCCCCGAAATTGGAATCAGCAGAAACGGACCTGATTTAAATGACCATCAAAACCAAATCAGCCAGATTCAAATTGACCCTTTAGCTTTTAAAGCAGACCGCTCTACGCGATTGAAGGAAATTATTATCCGGGCAAAAAAACTAGAGAGCATAAAATATACGTCTCAAGGGCCAAACCAAATTCCTGAAGGACATGCAGATCAGACCTTCATATTAACCAATCCTGAAAGTTGTCCTAACCTTGGAATTTGTTTGCAGGGGAAACTTCATGGTGTGGTATTTATGCAACTGGAAAATAAAAACGTTATGAATTTTCCTCATTGCAAACAGCTCGACCTTACTAATAATATACAAGGACTAGTAGCAATGGATGTTTATCTAGACGGCCGCAAAATAATAGATACCGTACAAATGGCAGCGATTTTCGATGGCAACGAAATTGATCCCTCAAACATTGGTAAAATTGAGGTTGTCAGAACAAATCTTGCTTTAATCAATAGCTTAGTCAAAGACCCTAAAAAAGGTAACAAATCGGCTTTGTTAATTATTACTAAACGGCATGATAAAAGAGAACAGGTATATACGCCTAATATCGCCAAATTTATCCCACAGGGATTTAGCAGATCACGCGAGTTTTATTCACCTAAATATGAGGTGGTAACCAACAAACAGAAATCCGATTTCAGATCTGCCATATATTGGAACCCGGAGCTTAGTGCCAATAAAGATGAGTCCCTAAAATTCAATTTTTATACTTCAGATGCGAAAGGTAATTACCGCATGACTGTAGAAGGTATAGATGAAGATGGAAATCTTGGCAGGCAGGTATTTAAATTTAAAGTTGAATAA
- a CDS encoding sensor histidine kinase has protein sequence MSKSNPISIVLKSIKNKTLWADLTGSPKLFSLESRVFHSICIGLFVLDLVYIPYNLYARLYVGSFSALILGVLFFYQYYLSRYKAKPHSATIFALTGLIIFGVNYFTNSGILGSTDLIWPAYLLLVLAISPYHQHLKWLIIYVVAFLLIHLIEFYYPSLVQYPFKMGKGQFIDRTTAFPIPVFVVYIIIRFIRKSYDTERQAALDKTIAVEASKEQILIQKDQLEKTNSEKNKLMSIISHDLRSPLISIQSYLELLNQNQVDDTDRPMLEKSLMQSTNSAVQMLSNFLHWSKSQMNGVSANLVLVNLNSVLQSTLEMESINAAKKHIVLNVNIPSQLMVFVDVDMLQLVVRNLVSNAIKFTPARGKIEVSAAQLTNECKITISDNGKGISPEKQQEIFSVKAEPTYGTNNEKGVGLGLVLCKEFIEYQGGRIDFESNLNTGSSFFVFVQLIPKSAIIESK, from the coding sequence ATGTCTAAATCAAATCCTATTTCAATTGTACTAAAATCTATAAAAAATAAAACGCTTTGGGCAGATTTAACAGGCAGCCCCAAATTGTTTTCATTAGAAAGCAGGGTTTTTCACTCCATTTGTATAGGGCTATTTGTTCTTGATCTTGTATACATTCCTTACAATTTGTATGCTCGCTTATATGTTGGCTCCTTTTCTGCTCTTATATTAGGAGTACTATTTTTTTATCAATATTACTTATCACGCTATAAAGCCAAACCCCACAGCGCAACCATATTTGCTTTAACAGGATTAATTATTTTTGGCGTTAATTATTTTACCAACTCAGGCATTCTTGGTTCTACAGATTTAATATGGCCTGCGTATTTACTGCTTGTACTGGCAATTTCTCCATATCATCAGCATCTTAAATGGTTAATTATTTATGTGGTGGCATTCTTACTCATTCATTTAATCGAGTTTTACTACCCCTCATTAGTGCAGTATCCTTTTAAAATGGGGAAAGGACAGTTTATAGATCGAACTACCGCATTTCCAATCCCAGTTTTTGTTGTTTATATCATCATCAGGTTCATTAGAAAAAGTTACGATACCGAACGGCAAGCAGCTCTTGACAAAACAATTGCGGTTGAAGCAAGTAAGGAGCAGATTTTAATCCAAAAGGACCAGCTGGAAAAGACCAATAGCGAAAAGAATAAACTGATGTCGATTATTTCTCACGACTTGCGTTCGCCATTAATCAGTATTCAAAGCTATTTAGAACTACTTAACCAAAATCAAGTTGATGATACCGACCGTCCGATGTTAGAAAAATCGTTGATGCAATCTACCAACAGTGCTGTACAAATGTTATCCAATTTTTTGCATTGGTCAAAATCTCAAATGAACGGTGTTAGTGCAAATCTGGTGTTGGTAAATTTGAATTCCGTGTTGCAAAGCACCCTTGAAATGGAAAGCATAAATGCAGCTAAAAAGCATATTGTTTTAAATGTGAACATTCCCAGTCAGTTAATGGTTTTTGTAGATGTAGATATGCTACAACTGGTTGTGCGCAATTTAGTTAGCAACGCAATAAAGTTTACCCCAGCAAGAGGGAAAATTGAAGTAAGTGCAGCGCAATTAACCAATGAATGTAAGATTACGATCAGCGATAATGGAAAGGGTATTTCACCAGAAAAACAGCAAGAAATATTCTCAGTTAAGGCCGAACCTACTTATGGCACCAATAACGAAAAAGGTGTTGGCTTAGGGCTCGTGTTGTGTAAAGAATTTATTGAATACCAGGGTGGAAGAATAGATTTCGAGAGCAATTTAAATACCGGTTCAAGCTTTTTTGTATTCGTGCAGCTCATTCCAAAATCTGCAATAATTGAGAGTAAGTAA
- a CDS encoding TolC family protein, with protein MYKHKIYKSIGLLGIGLAIASCKVPTFVQPAENKSVPESYSNGTDTTNMAALEWKGFFKDPNLVNLIDTALKRNQELMITLQEVEIAKNDIKFKQGALLPTVGAKLGLGVEKVGRYTSQGAGDASTEIAPGKETPDPLMDYTAAVYANWEVDIWKKLRNSKKAAISRYLSTVEGKNFVLTNLIAEVANSYYELLALDNQLEIVKQNIQLQKDALEIVKIQKQATRVTELAVQKFKAEVLNSQSMEFDIAQKIKESENKINFLLGRFPQEIPRDKGNFLNLLPATVRTGIPSQLLANRPDIKQAELELAAAKLDVKVAKAEFYPSLDISAAFGFQAFNPSYLVKSPESMLYSLAGDLAGPLINRNGIKAEFKNANLRQLQAMYNYERTILNGYLEVSTQLSNIDNLEKSYHLKSDQVDALNKSIDISNDLFKSARADYLEVLMTQRDALESKLELIETKKNQLNAVTNIYQELGGGWK; from the coding sequence ATGTATAAGCACAAGATATATAAATCCATTGGCCTGCTGGGTATTGGTCTGGCCATTGCAAGCTGTAAAGTCCCTACATTCGTTCAGCCTGCTGAAAACAAATCAGTCCCTGAATCGTACAGCAACGGCACCGACACTACCAATATGGCCGCTTTGGAGTGGAAAGGTTTTTTTAAAGACCCAAACCTGGTAAACCTGATTGATACTGCCCTTAAGCGCAATCAGGAGTTGATGATAACGTTACAGGAAGTTGAAATAGCCAAGAACGACATCAAGTTCAAGCAAGGAGCCCTTTTACCTACCGTAGGTGCAAAGCTTGGCCTGGGAGTTGAAAAGGTAGGAAGATACACCAGTCAGGGTGCCGGTGATGCTTCAACAGAAATTGCTCCCGGAAAAGAAACCCCGGATCCGCTGATGGATTATACCGCAGCAGTATATGCAAACTGGGAAGTAGACATCTGGAAGAAACTGCGTAACTCAAAGAAAGCCGCCATCAGCAGATATTTATCAACCGTAGAAGGTAAAAATTTTGTGCTTACCAATTTAATTGCCGAGGTAGCCAACTCTTACTACGAACTATTGGCGTTAGATAATCAGCTGGAAATTGTTAAACAAAATATCCAGCTTCAAAAAGATGCCCTCGAAATTGTAAAAATCCAAAAACAAGCAACAAGAGTAACCGAGCTAGCTGTTCAGAAATTTAAAGCTGAAGTGCTGAATTCGCAAAGTATGGAGTTTGATATTGCCCAAAAGATCAAAGAAAGCGAGAATAAAATCAATTTCTTATTAGGCCGTTTCCCTCAGGAAATTCCAAGAGACAAGGGCAACTTTTTAAATCTGCTACCTGCAACAGTCCGCACAGGTATCCCATCGCAGCTGTTGGCAAACAGGCCTGATATTAAACAGGCTGAACTGGAACTTGCTGCTGCAAAATTGGATGTAAAAGTGGCCAAAGCAGAATTCTATCCTTCGCTGGATATTTCTGCGGCATTCGGTTTTCAGGCATTTAACCCATCATACCTGGTAAAATCACCTGAATCTATGCTATACTCCCTTGCAGGAGATCTTGCTGGTCCGCTAATTAATAGAAACGGAATTAAGGCAGAATTTAAAAATGCAAACCTGCGTCAGCTTCAGGCTATGTATAACTATGAGCGAACCATTTTAAATGGATACTTAGAAGTTTCCACTCAATTATCGAACATAGATAACCTGGAAAAAAGTTATCACTTAAAATCTGATCAGGTAGATGCATTAAACAAATCTATTGATATCTCTAACGATTTATTTAAATCGGCAAGAGCAGATTATCTGGAAGTGTTAATGACTCAGAGAGATGCTTTAGAATCTAAACTGGAACTTATAGAAACAAAAAAGAACCAGCTCAATGCAGTTACCAATATCTATCAGGAGCTTGGTGGTGGCTGGAAATAA
- a CDS encoding efflux RND transporter permease subunit: MFNKFIQRPVLSIVISLIIVFLGVLAMTHLPVTQFPSISPPKVNITAEYPGANGELMIKSVIIPLERAINGVPGMKYMASDAGNDGEASIQVVFNLGTDPNQASVNIQNRVASVVNKLPPLVVREGVKITREESNMLMYINLFSSDPKMDQKFLFNFADINVLSELKRVDGVGVADILGNREYAMRIWLKPDRMLAHKISADEVLEALNQQSLEASPGKTGESSGKRSQTFEYVLKYPGRFTTKEGYENIIIKSSQNGEILRLKDIANIEFGSSMYDIYSNLNGKPSAAITVKQSYGSNASQVIKDIKAKMDEIKKSSFPKGMDYEISYDVSKFLDASIDKVIHTLVEAFILVGLVVFLFLGDWRSTLIPAIAVPVSLIGTFVFMQFFGITLNLITLFALVLAIGVVVDDAIVVIEAVHTKMEEEHLSPLKATKKAIHEISGAIIAITFLMAAVFIPVAFMSGPVGIFYRQFSITMATAIILSGIVALTLTPALCAMILKNNHGKPKKQTVVDKFLGGFNNGFNKLSDKYQKILGAIVNRRMVTFMMLIAFCAGTYFINNTLPSGFIPNEDQGMFYAIIQTPPGSSLERTNEVAERLQKIAEKIDGVQSVSSLAGYEILTEGTGSNSGTCLINLKSWEERKHSVQEIMTDLEEKSKDIQGATIEFFQPPAVPGYGAAGGFELRLLDKAGSGDFKKMETVSKDFVKELSKRPELSSVFTFYSASFPQYMLRVDNDIAQQKGITIENAMNTLSTLVGSNYETNFIKYDRQYKVMVQALPEYRALPEDILKLYVKNDHDEMVPFSAFMKMEKVYGLSEITRHNMYNASEISGSSAPGYSSGAAINAINEVAQKTLPRGFGIDWAGISKDEVSRGNEAIYIFLICLGFVYLILAAQYESFILPLTVILSLPAGIFGAFLLLKLLGLENNIYAQVAMVMLIGLLGKNAVLIVEFAAQKHREGATVLKAALEGSKVRFRPILMTSFAFIAGLIPLVMANGPGKIGNRTIGTAAAGGMLFGTIFGVLIIPGLYYIFGKISEKHILVKNENENPLTEEIDHNV; encoded by the coding sequence ATGTTTAATAAATTTATACAGAGGCCGGTCCTCTCGATAGTAATATCGCTCATCATTGTGTTCCTTGGTGTTTTGGCCATGACCCATTTACCGGTAACACAATTCCCTTCCATTTCTCCCCCAAAGGTGAATATCACCGCAGAATATCCGGGAGCAAACGGTGAGCTAATGATAAAATCGGTAATCATTCCGCTAGAAAGAGCCATTAATGGTGTACCGGGAATGAAATACATGGCATCTGATGCAGGTAACGATGGCGAGGCCAGTATACAAGTGGTGTTTAACCTGGGTACAGACCCCAATCAGGCTTCTGTAAATATCCAGAACAGGGTAGCTTCAGTTGTAAATAAGCTTCCGCCACTAGTTGTGCGCGAAGGTGTAAAGATTACCCGTGAGGAATCTAACATGCTCATGTACATCAACCTCTTCAGTAGCGATCCTAAAATGGATCAAAAGTTCCTGTTCAATTTCGCAGACATTAACGTACTGTCGGAATTAAAAAGGGTTGATGGTGTTGGTGTTGCAGACATCCTCGGAAACCGTGAATATGCAATGCGGATCTGGCTGAAACCAGACCGTATGCTAGCCCACAAAATCTCTGCTGATGAAGTACTGGAAGCATTGAATCAACAAAGTCTCGAAGCCTCGCCCGGAAAAACAGGAGAAAGCTCCGGTAAAAGATCACAAACATTTGAGTATGTATTGAAATATCCGGGCCGATTTACCACTAAAGAGGGATATGAGAATATCATTATAAAATCCAGTCAAAATGGTGAAATCCTCCGACTCAAAGATATCGCAAACATAGAGTTCGGAAGTTCAATGTACGATATCTATTCAAACCTGAATGGCAAACCATCGGCAGCAATTACAGTAAAACAGTCGTACGGAAGTAATGCAAGCCAGGTTATTAAAGATATTAAGGCCAAAATGGATGAGATCAAAAAGAGCTCCTTTCCTAAAGGAATGGACTATGAGATCAGTTACGACGTTTCAAAATTCCTTGATGCCTCTATCGACAAGGTAATACACACCTTGGTAGAAGCCTTTATACTAGTGGGGCTGGTTGTATTCCTGTTCCTTGGCGATTGGCGCTCAACCCTCATCCCTGCTATCGCAGTACCCGTATCACTGATCGGAACATTTGTGTTTATGCAGTTCTTTGGAATCACCCTGAACTTAATTACCCTGTTTGCCCTTGTACTGGCCATTGGGGTAGTTGTAGATGATGCCATTGTGGTAATTGAGGCCGTGCATACCAAGATGGAAGAGGAACACCTCTCGCCACTTAAAGCCACAAAAAAAGCCATCCACGAAATCAGCGGGGCAATTATAGCCATCACCTTTTTAATGGCAGCTGTATTTATTCCAGTAGCATTTATGTCCGGACCCGTCGGTATATTTTACCGGCAGTTTTCCATCACCATGGCTACCGCAATCATATTATCGGGTATAGTGGCATTAACCCTTACCCCTGCCCTTTGTGCCATGATTTTAAAAAACAACCATGGAAAGCCTAAAAAGCAAACCGTAGTCGACAAGTTTTTGGGTGGATTTAATAATGGGTTCAACAAGCTATCAGACAAGTACCAAAAAATACTTGGTGCTATAGTGAACCGTAGGATGGTTACCTTTATGATGCTGATCGCTTTTTGCGCAGGCACTTATTTTATTAATAACACCCTGCCTTCAGGATTTATTCCGAACGAAGATCAGGGAATGTTTTATGCAATTATCCAAACCCCTCCTGGCTCATCTTTAGAAAGAACCAACGAGGTAGCAGAAAGACTCCAGAAAATTGCCGAGAAAATTGACGGAGTACAGTCGGTTTCTTCTTTAGCTGGTTACGAGATCCTTACCGAAGGAACCGGTTCTAACTCCGGAACATGTTTGATTAACCTAAAAAGCTGGGAAGAGCGGAAACATTCTGTTCAGGAGATCATGACAGATCTGGAAGAAAAATCTAAGGACATCCAGGGTGCCACTATCGAATTCTTCCAGCCTCCCGCAGTTCCGGGATATGGAGCAGCCGGTGGTTTCGAGTTACGTTTGCTGGATAAAGCCGGTTCAGGCGATTTCAAAAAAATGGAAACCGTGAGCAAGGACTTTGTAAAAGAACTAAGCAAACGTCCGGAACTGTCGTCGGTATTTACATTTTACAGTGCCAGTTTCCCGCAATACATGCTACGTGTTGACAATGACATTGCCCAGCAAAAAGGCATCACTATTGAAAACGCAATGAACACACTTTCTACCTTGGTAGGAAGTAATTACGAAACCAATTTCATTAAGTACGACCGCCAGTATAAGGTTATGGTACAGGCTTTACCCGAATACAGGGCATTGCCAGAAGACATCCTGAAACTGTATGTAAAAAACGACCATGATGAGATGGTTCCATTCTCGGCCTTTATGAAGATGGAAAAAGTATATGGCTTATCCGAAATCACACGGCACAACATGTACAATGCGTCAGAGATCAGCGGTTCCTCTGCACCTGGTTACAGTAGCGGTGCGGCAATTAATGCCATTAATGAGGTGGCTCAAAAAACCCTGCCAAGAGGCTTTGGGATAGACTGGGCCGGTATTTCTAAAGACGAGGTATCGCGCGGAAACGAAGCCATTTATATCTTCCTGATCTGTCTTGGATTCGTATATCTGATCCTTGCCGCCCAGTACGAAAGCTTTATACTCCCGCTAACGGTAATCCTTTCATTACCTGCCGGTATTTTTGGCGCATTCCTGTTATTAAAACTACTAGGTCTGGAAAACAACATTTATGCCCAGGTAGCTATGGTAATGCTAATAGGACTACTTGGTAAAAATGCCGTGCTTATTGTAGAGTTTGCCGCTCAGAAACACCGCGAAGGTGCCACTGTCCTAAAAGCAGCTCTTGAAGGATCTAAAGTAAGGTTCCGCCCTATTTTAATGACCTCCTTTGCATTTATTGCCGGATTAATCCCATTGGTTATGGCCAATGGACCGGGTAAAATTGGCAACAGAACCATAGGTACAGCTGCTGCCGGAGGTATGTTATTTGGAACTATTTTCGGGGTACTTATTATCCCTGGATTATACTACATATTCGGCAAAATATCAGAAAAGCACATTCTTGTTAAAAATGAAAACGAAAATCCGTTAACAGAAGAAATTGATCATAATGTATAA
- a CDS encoding carboxypeptidase regulatory-like domain-containing protein, whose protein sequence is MKNILLLFLLFFCTTLVSNAQNNASIKGTIIDSATSSPLGYSTVAVVNARDTSLVSYTVTKDDGTFQLLRLPTTRSLKLIVSYVGYESYRQVIALKTGMLDLGTLKLTGKSLGEIVITGEQSPVVMKKDTIEFNAEAFKTRPNALVEELLRLLPGVQINENGEVLVNGKGTSRILIDGKEFFGTNQLIALRNLDAEMIDKIQVYLDRENDPDRKINETNLQNVINLKLKSAVKKSTLGKFMGGIGSRERYEASGIVSSFRDTLQFSLMGAANNLNSTGFSYNDLQSMGGFNRSGSDQVDYGNFGGANLVG, encoded by the coding sequence ATGAAGAATATCTTATTGCTGTTCCTTTTGTTTTTTTGTACAACTTTAGTATCCAATGCCCAAAACAATGCTTCTATTAAAGGCACAATCATTGACTCGGCCACTAGCTCTCCGCTAGGTTATTCAACAGTAGCAGTGGTTAATGCGCGCGACACATCACTTGTGTCATATACGGTAACAAAAGATGATGGAACATTTCAACTGTTGCGCCTGCCAACAACAAGGTCATTAAAACTAATTGTTTCCTATGTAGGATACGAATCATACAGGCAAGTGATAGCCTTAAAGACTGGGATGCTTGATCTTGGAACCCTTAAATTGACAGGTAAAAGCCTTGGGGAAATTGTGATAACAGGAGAACAGTCGCCGGTAGTAATGAAGAAGGATACCATAGAGTTCAATGCTGAGGCATTTAAAACACGCCCAAATGCTTTAGTAGAAGAATTGTTAAGACTGCTTCCTGGAGTTCAGATAAATGAGAATGGTGAGGTATTGGTTAACGGAAAGGGCACCAGCAGAATACTAATTGATGGTAAGGAATTTTTTGGTACCAACCAGCTCATTGCTTTAAGAAATTTAGACGCCGAGATGATCGATAAGATTCAGGTTTATCTGGACCGGGAAAACGATCCTGACCGTAAAATAAATGAGACCAATTTGCAAAACGTGATCAACCTGAAACTAAAAAGTGCCGTTAAAAAAAGTACCCTTGGCAAGTTTATGGGTGGAATTGGTTCCAGAGAGCGATATGAAGCAAGCGGTATTGTAAGCAGTTTTCGGGATACATTACAGTTTAGCTTGATGGGAGCGGCAAATAACCTTAATAGCACAGGGTTTAGTTATAATGACCTTCAGAGTATGGGTGGGTTCAACCGATCTGGCAGTGATCAGGTAGATTATGGCAACTTTGGGGGCGCCAATCTGGTGGGCTAG